The Methermicoccus shengliensis DSM 18856 genome includes a window with the following:
- a CDS encoding aldehyde dehydrogenase family protein, whose product MNAVGSQYREPFERHIYHSHQRADMHYGMWIAGECVHTEHVRNITSPADGEFIAGVAHGGIEHAKLAVERARQFFDAGGWRDESGEMRRDVLLGCAELLREHREHLAVLEAKNNGMPIGSARAEVDACCRYLEHFAALCTLPPEAPCEQDERSIIRYEPVGVVAAILPWNLPLLMAAWKLAPSIAAGNATILKPSSLTPLTALELAGLLYEAGCPPRALSVLTGGGGSVGEYLASSDGVDKLSFTGSTEVGRRVMQLASKNLKRLTLECGGKGANIVLEDADIEKAVRGAVHAIFYNCGQACTAGSRLLLPSHMHDDFMERLLDATERLRVGHPLSDPDMGAIASRAQLEKIERYVELGIEEGATLVCGGRRLTDGECSRGLYFSPTIFTDVEVHMRIAQEEIFGPVLCVLTYDGEDEAVRIANSTIYGLASGIWSEDRERALSLARRLRCGTVWINTYHAVPPYAPFGGYKQSGIGREHGIMGLREYQEVKHILLR is encoded by the coding sequence ATGAACGCCGTAGGCTCACAGTACAGAGAGCCCTTCGAAAGACACATCTATCATTCCCACCAACGTGCGGACATGCACTACGGGATGTGGATAGCGGGGGAGTGTGTACACACCGAGCACGTACGAAACATCACAAGTCCCGCCGATGGTGAGTTCATTGCCGGTGTGGCACATGGTGGCATCGAGCATGCGAAGCTCGCAGTCGAGAGGGCAAGGCAGTTCTTCGATGCTGGAGGGTGGAGGGACGAGAGTGGAGAGATGCGAAGGGATGTGCTGCTGGGATGCGCCGAGCTTCTCAGGGAGCACAGGGAGCATCTGGCGGTGCTCGAGGCAAAGAACAACGGCATGCCCATCGGCAGCGCGAGGGCAGAGGTTGATGCCTGCTGCCGCTACCTCGAGCACTTTGCAGCTCTGTGTACGCTTCCACCCGAGGCACCTTGCGAGCAGGATGAGCGCAGCATAATAAGATATGAGCCTGTGGGCGTGGTGGCTGCCATCCTGCCATGGAACCTTCCCCTTTTAATGGCGGCATGGAAGCTCGCCCCCTCCATTGCGGCTGGCAATGCCACCATCCTCAAGCCCTCCTCGCTAACGCCCCTCACGGCTCTTGAGCTCGCAGGACTGCTGTACGAGGCTGGATGCCCTCCAAGAGCACTCAGTGTGCTCACGGGAGGTGGTGGGAGTGTGGGGGAGTACCTCGCCTCCTCGGATGGGGTGGACAAGCTCTCCTTTACAGGAAGCACAGAGGTTGGAAGGCGCGTGATGCAGCTCGCATCCAAGAATCTCAAGCGCCTAACCCTTGAGTGTGGTGGAAAGGGTGCCAATATCGTGCTCGAGGACGCCGATATCGAAAAGGCGGTCAGGGGGGCAGTGCACGCCATATTCTACAACTGTGGACAGGCGTGTACCGCTGGCTCAAGGCTGCTGCTGCCCTCGCACATGCACGATGACTTCATGGAAAGACTTCTCGATGCCACAGAGAGGCTCAGGGTGGGCCATCCTCTCTCTGACCCGGACATGGGAGCCATCGCCTCCAGAGCACAGCTCGAGAAAATCGAGCGCTACGTTGAGCTTGGCATCGAGGAGGGTGCCACGCTGGTGTGCGGAGGAAGGCGGCTCACGGATGGTGAGTGCTCGAGGGGACTTTACTTTTCACCCACGATATTCACCGATGTTGAGGTGCACATGCGCATAGCACAGGAGGAGATATTTGGACCCGTGCTGTGCGTGCTCACCTATGATGGTGAGGATGAGGCGGTGAGAATCGCCAACTCCACCATCTATGGGCTTGCATCTGGCATATGGTCAGAGGACAGGGAAAGAGCCCTCTCGCTTGCGAGAAGGCTCAGGTGTGGTACGGTGTGGATCAACACCTACCATGCCGTGCCCCCATATGCCCCATTTGGCGGCTACAAGCAGAGTGGGATTGGAAGAGAGCACGGGATAATGGGCTTAAGGGAGTATCAGGAGGTGAAGCACATCCTCCTCAGGTAG
- a CDS encoding COG1361 S-layer family protein: protein MLEKRCVSVVVLCMVLMALPPVAGGSQYIPESFTFSDNYYTVYGGPQIDAVLAGDNEFERGEDVQLKIDVYNHGKVLGFKSEKTPTTAEQIARAELEKNYELQVTTAIGVVCTLKNPYGAPVTINSGSQSAGSLRAGEKTQAPLSFSVEIDDDAPAGEYTLVLESTFSYQKNVQVSGDPRAGTEEVSFWYDTMTQRSNITFFVKKEPRFEVVSVSGDLHPGDKSTLTVVYKNVGEEPAREATARLSLVDPFSSTDDQAYLGTLNPNESATATFKINVDADALPKLYGLNSEIKYKDEHGDIKISDVVKVPVEVHPVQRTLGVLPALGAVALVIIGGVLWYRRRRAT from the coding sequence ATGCTTGAGAAGAGATGTGTGAGTGTGGTAGTGCTGTGTATGGTGCTGATGGCTCTGCCGCCTGTGGCTGGCGGGTCACAGTACATACCGGAGAGCTTTACCTTCTCTGACAACTACTACACGGTGTACGGCGGTCCCCAGATAGATGCCGTGCTCGCTGGAGATAACGAGTTCGAGCGTGGGGAAGACGTGCAGCTGAAAATCGACGTGTACAACCACGGAAAGGTGCTGGGATTTAAGAGCGAGAAGACCCCCACCACTGCCGAGCAGATAGCTCGTGCAGAGCTCGAAAAGAACTATGAGCTGCAGGTGACCACTGCGATAGGTGTGGTGTGCACGCTCAAGAACCCCTATGGTGCTCCCGTCACCATCAACTCCGGGTCACAGAGCGCTGGCTCGCTGAGGGCTGGCGAGAAGACTCAAGCACCCCTATCGTTCAGTGTGGAGATAGATGACGATGCACCAGCCGGCGAGTACACGCTCGTGCTGGAGAGCACGTTCTCCTATCAGAAGAACGTCCAGGTGAGCGGTGACCCAAGAGCGGGCACGGAGGAAGTGAGCTTCTGGTATGACACCATGACCCAGCGGTCGAATATCACGTTCTTCGTCAAGAAAGAGCCCAGGTTTGAGGTGGTGAGTGTGAGCGGGGACCTCCATCCCGGCGATAAGAGCACACTCACCGTGGTGTATAAGAACGTGGGTGAGGAGCCAGCGAGGGAGGCCACAGCAAGGCTGAGCCTCGTCGACCCGTTCTCGAGCACCGATGACCAGGCATATCTGGGCACCCTGAACCCGAATGAGAGCGCCACCGCGACCTTCAAAATAAACGTGGACGCCGATGCGCTACCGAAGCTCTATGGGCTCAACAGCGAGATAAAGTATAAAGATGAGCACGGGGACATCAAGATCTCGGACGTGGTGAAGGTGCCGGTTGAAGTGCACCCAGTGCAGCGCACCCTTGGAGTGCTTCCAGCCCTTGGGGCAGTTGCACTCGTCATCATCGGCGGCGTGCTGTGGTACAGGAGGCGAAGGGCTACCTGA
- the pyrH gene encoding UMP kinase produces the protein MRVVVSIGGSILTDREMYGAYARVLRGLAEEHELFVVVGGGAVARQYIGCARSFGASEGVCDELGIAITRLNAMVLISALGDAAYPHPPTSYAEAREASLLGRIVVMGGVSAGYTTDAVAAILADYVGADLLVCLTATDGVYTKDPERYADAEHIEHLTPAQLVSIVSNLGMEAGAKSPFDLVAAKVVQRSGIRLIITSGKSPENLERAIEGERCGTLVEDGS, from the coding sequence ATGAGGGTTGTTGTGTCCATAGGTGGCTCCATACTCACCGACAGGGAGATGTACGGAGCATACGCACGGGTTCTGCGAGGGCTGGCAGAGGAGCATGAGCTGTTCGTGGTGGTGGGTGGCGGTGCAGTGGCAAGGCAGTACATAGGATGCGCCCGGTCTTTTGGTGCAAGCGAAGGGGTATGCGATGAGCTTGGCATAGCGATAACGAGGCTCAATGCGATGGTGCTCATATCTGCGCTTGGGGATGCCGCCTACCCCCATCCCCCCACGTCGTATGCGGAGGCAAGGGAGGCGTCGCTGCTCGGGAGAATTGTGGTGATGGGCGGAGTGTCGGCGGGATACACAACGGATGCGGTGGCTGCCATCCTTGCAGACTATGTGGGTGCCGACCTCCTGGTGTGCCTCACTGCCACGGATGGTGTGTACACCAAGGACCCAGAGCGCTATGCCGATGCTGAGCACATAGAGCATCTCACCCCCGCACAGCTCGTTTCAATCGTCTCGAATCTTGGCATGGAGGCTGGGGCGAAAAGCCCGTTCGACCTCGTGGCTGCCAAGGTGGTGCAGCGCTCTGGCATAAGGCTTATAATTACGAGCGGAAAAAGTCCCGAAAACCTCGAGCGCGCGATTGAGGGTGAGCGCTGTGGAACGCTCGTGGAGGATGGGTCATGA
- a CDS encoding ATP-grasp domain-containing protein, producing MRIGIVARDANEFTTALLIRAVQGASHTPVLVKLSDVVSVLGMPDEGIATEHGMLELDGIIVRDVGAGRCEEVGFRMDCLARLEGIPIINSPETILRCASKHLAHHALARAHVPTPPTVATQSVREALRWIERMGDVVLKPPHGYEGRGIVRVRMGQPDVEQRVAGLVRAHGSVLVQQYVPSVGDLRVLVVGEEVAGCVRRVPAEGKWLSNIAQGGRAIVTSCTPTLRRLALSSTRAVGAAFAGVDIVQHVHTGELFVLEVNATPSFRSIVEECHTDPAPKVVELLTH from the coding sequence TTGAGGATAGGGATAGTGGCGAGGGATGCAAACGAGTTCACCACCGCCCTCCTCATCCGTGCCGTGCAGGGCGCGTCCCACACCCCGGTGCTCGTGAAGCTGTCGGATGTTGTGAGCGTTCTCGGGATGCCAGATGAGGGCATTGCCACCGAGCACGGCATGCTGGAGCTGGACGGCATCATCGTGAGGGATGTGGGAGCTGGAAGGTGCGAGGAGGTGGGCTTCAGGATGGACTGCCTCGCAAGGCTGGAGGGCATACCCATCATCAACTCTCCAGAGACTATCCTCCGCTGTGCCAGCAAGCACCTTGCGCACCACGCGCTTGCAAGGGCTCACGTGCCAACCCCGCCCACGGTGGCCACCCAGTCGGTGCGGGAAGCCCTGCGATGGATAGAGCGCATGGGGGATGTGGTGCTGAAGCCCCCACATGGGTACGAGGGCAGGGGAATCGTGAGAGTGAGAATGGGCCAGCCCGATGTGGAGCAAAGGGTGGCAGGGCTGGTGCGCGCCCATGGCTCGGTGCTGGTGCAGCAGTACGTGCCCTCTGTTGGAGACCTTAGGGTGCTCGTCGTGGGTGAGGAGGTGGCAGGATGCGTGCGCCGTGTACCGGCAGAGGGAAAGTGGCTCTCCAACATCGCACAGGGGGGCAGGGCTATCGTCACATCATGCACCCCGACCTTGAGGAGGCTCGCCCTCTCGAGCACACGGGCGGTTGGGGCTGCGTTTGCTGGCGTGGACATAGTGCAGCACGTGCACACAGGGGAGCTTTTCGTGCTGGAGGTGAACGCCACACCCTCATTCAGGAGCATTGTGGAGGAGTGCCACACTGACCCAGCGCCAAAGGTGGTGGAGCTGCTCACCCACTGA
- a CDS encoding efflux RND transporter permease subunit gives MSIRALYEKLGIVVEEHGNLILLLAVGALLIALLGAQSIHFATGTDTFVDENSRIYQDYDHLFLEKFHTENIVLIVSSDDVTQPEVLKALDALERDVREIRNVRSVTGVVDYLKNANALLTGRHSVPEGDVNELLSFIPDEVLNAILPSEQTALILVEIPGDLTNDEKEELVTDIKHTIRFAHLPPSTTITLTGDPAFHIDLSAQMSRSTGELLVLAALLMVVVLSIVFRYVRWYLLSLLMVLIGVVYTFGAMGITGVPMTMASMSIFPILIGLGIDYAIQFHNRIEEELARQENHKEAIYHTVGNVGPAVLIALTITILGFAALLTSDVPMIRDFGILGIMGVVLCYLTSMFVGVTVIYKLDARWVKRRMRQLREPPEQARRLIREELQKRAKASKWSTKLERALTRVTMETASRPLAVLSIALLLGCMGVYYDEHVEVQTDVQKYVPQDLKSLLDLKKMQSLMGGRQDELNLIVKGDVLDPTTLRWMYEFGEHEVQSQPNIHAAESIATLLASQNGGTLPSTKSEAERLADALPENVRNSYLSGELYAVINFNIGDAYKELGLPKLKTLSAQIEKDMAWMPPPPDVEATLTGNMYVFTVVLDALTSGRMEMTILGLVMIFLALLLIYRDWMKALVPVVPMIVVTGWSGGLMYIAGIPYTPLTGTMGALILGIGGEYTVLMMERYFEEREKGLAPFEALSETSVKIGRAILASGLTVLCGFSALIASPFPLQSNFGFVTVMDMVFVILATFIVFPPLIVTLDRMRTGEGPILRRMKEAMHA, from the coding sequence ATGTCCATCAGGGCACTGTACGAGAAGCTGGGCATAGTGGTGGAGGAGCACGGGAACCTCATCCTGCTTCTCGCTGTCGGGGCGCTACTGATTGCTCTCCTCGGAGCCCAGTCCATACACTTTGCAACTGGCACCGACACGTTCGTGGACGAGAACTCCCGCATATATCAGGACTACGACCATCTGTTCTTAGAGAAATTCCACACCGAAAACATCGTGCTCATCGTGAGCTCCGACGACGTCACTCAACCAGAGGTACTGAAGGCGTTAGATGCACTGGAGAGGGACGTTCGTGAGATAAGAAACGTGCGCTCGGTGACCGGGGTTGTAGACTATTTAAAAAACGCCAATGCACTTTTGACGGGAAGGCACTCCGTTCCGGAAGGGGATGTGAATGAGCTGTTATCCTTCATCCCGGACGAGGTGCTAAACGCGATACTTCCCAGTGAACAGACTGCCCTCATCCTCGTGGAGATTCCCGGAGACCTTACGAACGACGAAAAAGAAGAGCTCGTCACAGATATCAAGCACACCATTCGCTTTGCTCACCTTCCCCCCTCCACCACGATAACCCTGACTGGAGACCCCGCCTTCCACATCGACCTCAGCGCCCAGATGAGTCGCTCCACAGGAGAGCTGCTGGTGCTCGCCGCCCTGCTCATGGTGGTGGTGCTCAGCATCGTGTTCAGATACGTTAGATGGTATCTACTGTCCCTCCTCATGGTGCTCATCGGGGTGGTGTACACCTTTGGTGCAATGGGCATCACTGGTGTGCCCATGACGATGGCTTCCATGTCGATATTCCCCATCCTGATAGGGCTCGGGATAGACTACGCCATACAGTTCCACAACCGCATAGAGGAAGAGCTTGCCCGGCAGGAGAACCACAAGGAGGCAATATATCACACGGTGGGCAATGTGGGTCCCGCGGTGCTGATTGCCCTCACCATCACCATTCTCGGGTTTGCAGCCCTTCTCACCTCAGATGTGCCCATGATAAGGGATTTCGGGATTCTGGGGATAATGGGCGTGGTGCTGTGCTATCTTACCTCCATGTTCGTGGGCGTGACTGTGATCTATAAGCTCGATGCTCGCTGGGTAAAAAGGCGCATGCGACAGCTCCGGGAGCCGCCAGAGCAGGCTCGCAGGCTCATAAGAGAGGAGCTCCAAAAAAGGGCTAAGGCGAGCAAATGGAGCACTAAGCTCGAAAGAGCCCTCACGCGGGTCACGATGGAAACGGCATCAAGACCCCTCGCCGTGCTGAGCATAGCCCTGTTGCTCGGCTGTATGGGGGTATACTACGATGAACACGTCGAGGTACAGACCGACGTGCAGAAGTACGTGCCCCAGGACCTGAAGAGCCTGCTCGATCTAAAGAAGATGCAGTCCCTGATGGGGGGAAGGCAGGACGAGCTCAACCTCATCGTGAAGGGAGATGTGCTCGACCCCACCACACTGAGGTGGATGTACGAGTTTGGAGAGCACGAGGTGCAATCCCAGCCGAACATTCACGCTGCAGAGAGCATCGCCACCCTCCTCGCATCGCAAAATGGTGGCACCCTTCCCAGCACAAAGAGCGAGGCAGAAAGGCTCGCAGACGCCCTGCCAGAGAATGTGAGAAACAGCTACCTCAGCGGTGAGCTGTATGCCGTGATTAACTTCAACATTGGAGATGCGTATAAGGAGCTTGGTCTGCCGAAGCTCAAGACGCTCAGCGCTCAGATTGAAAAGGATATGGCGTGGATGCCACCCCCTCCAGATGTGGAGGCAACGCTGACTGGCAATATGTACGTGTTCACAGTGGTACTCGATGCGCTGACGAGCGGTAGAATGGAGATGACCATCCTCGGGCTCGTGATGATATTTCTCGCCCTTCTGCTCATATACAGGGACTGGATGAAAGCCCTCGTTCCGGTGGTGCCCATGATAGTGGTCACGGGATGGAGCGGGGGGCTGATGTACATCGCGGGGATACCATACACCCCACTGACCGGCACCATGGGAGCACTCATCCTCGGCATAGGTGGTGAGTACACGGTGCTCATGATGGAGAGGTACTTTGAGGAGCGTGAGAAGGGCCTTGCCCCCTTTGAGGCGCTGAGCGAGACCTCTGTGAAGATAGGCAGGGCGATTCTCGCCTCTGGGCTCACAGTGCTGTGCGGGTTTTCTGCCCTCATCGCCTCTCCCTTCCCACTCCAGTCCAACTTTGGGTTTGTGACGGTGATGGACATGGTGTTCGTGATACTGGCAACGTTCATCGTGTTCCCACCCCTCATAGTAACGCTCGACAGGATGCGAACGGGCGAGGGCCCAATACTTAGAAGAATGAAGGAGGCTATGCATGCTTGA
- a CDS encoding DUF434 domain-containing protein has protein sequence MISLTLPEFLQRPAEDLRLLLDRGYRKQHALQFVSDHYRLESRWRYVLSRAVHSTSTVKMRAKKKISCGALKGEVLWVDGHNVLITIESVLRGNELFLCDDGFLRDTRGVFRSFRLTETTIEAVRLVIGFLRKSEVKEVHFVFDRRLSRSGELAAHVRSALCASCLKGDACTSEAVDFLLKHVHGVVASADGPIVDAADRVIDLPQCVLRMEELG, from the coding sequence ATGATAAGCCTCACACTCCCTGAGTTTCTGCAAAGGCCAGCCGAGGATTTGAGGCTGCTGCTGGACAGAGGATACAGGAAGCAGCACGCCCTTCAGTTTGTGAGCGACCACTACAGGCTGGAGAGCAGATGGAGGTACGTGCTCTCGAGGGCAGTGCACTCTACTTCTACCGTTAAGATGCGTGCCAAGAAGAAAATATCGTGTGGTGCCCTCAAAGGGGAGGTACTCTGGGTTGACGGACACAACGTGCTGATAACGATCGAGAGTGTTCTCAGGGGTAATGAGCTGTTCTTGTGCGATGATGGCTTTCTGAGGGACACGAGGGGTGTGTTCAGAAGTTTCAGGCTGACGGAGACCACCATCGAGGCAGTGCGGCTCGTGATTGGGTTTTTGCGCAAGTCAGAGGTGAAGGAGGTGCACTTCGTTTTTGACAGGAGGCTCTCGAGGAGCGGCGAGCTGGCAGCCCATGTGCGCTCTGCCCTTTGCGCCTCTTGCCTGAAGGGGGATGCGTGCACCAGCGAGGCAGTGGACTTTTTGCTAAAGCATGTGCATGGCGTGGTGGCGAGCGCCGATGGTCCGATAGTGGATGCGGCGGATAGGGTCATCGACCTTCCCCAGTGCGTGCTTCGGATGGAGGAATTGGGTTGA
- a CDS encoding formate--phosphoribosylaminoimidazolecarboxamide ligase produces MTVSQKDVARFLEEYDLDDLTIATLCSHTSLQIFHGARLEGFRTLGIGLRGRLRFYDAFPKGKPDEFMEVDSYSEVEDLADELREHNAIIVPHGSFVQYVGAERFLDLAVPTFGNRRVLQWESDRDMERRWLESAGITMPKEYHHIDEVDRPVIVKFGGARGGRGFFVAKDAKELARRLSTEEKYTIQEFVLGTRFYLHYFYSPISTQGYALSRGTLELLSIDRRIESNVDEIYKLGTPSEIESLGVPITYVVTGNLPVVIRESLLPKVFSIGEAVVERSLELFGGVIGPFSLETVCTDTLDFVVFEISARIVAGTNPFITTSPYSDLIYERMSTGRRIAREIRLARDSGRLLEVLS; encoded by the coding sequence ATGACGGTATCACAGAAGGATGTGGCAAGGTTTCTGGAGGAGTACGATCTGGACGACCTCACGATAGCCACACTGTGCTCCCACACCAGCCTTCAGATTTTTCATGGGGCAAGGCTCGAGGGGTTTCGCACCCTCGGGATAGGTCTGAGGGGCAGGCTGAGGTTCTACGATGCCTTTCCAAAGGGAAAGCCAGACGAGTTCATGGAGGTGGACTCCTACTCGGAGGTGGAGGATCTCGCAGATGAGCTTCGGGAGCACAACGCCATAATAGTGCCCCATGGCTCGTTCGTGCAGTATGTGGGGGCTGAGAGGTTTCTCGATCTCGCAGTGCCCACGTTTGGAAACCGAAGGGTGCTCCAGTGGGAGTCCGACAGGGACATGGAGCGAAGATGGCTGGAGAGCGCTGGCATCACCATGCCCAAGGAGTATCACCACATAGATGAGGTGGACAGGCCAGTCATCGTGAAGTTTGGAGGTGCAAGGGGGGGAAGAGGGTTCTTTGTGGCAAAGGATGCAAAGGAGCTTGCCAGAAGGCTGAGTACAGAGGAGAAGTACACAATTCAGGAGTTCGTGCTCGGAACCCGCTTTTACCTCCACTACTTCTACTCCCCCATCTCCACACAGGGATATGCCCTGAGCCGTGGCACGCTGGAGCTTTTGAGCATAGACAGGCGAATAGAGAGCAACGTGGACGAGATATACAAGCTGGGCACGCCCAGTGAGATAGAGTCGCTCGGCGTTCCCATAACGTACGTGGTCACGGGCAACCTTCCCGTGGTGATAAGGGAGTCTCTGCTTCCCAAGGTGTTCTCCATAGGCGAGGCGGTGGTGGAGCGCTCGCTCGAGCTCTTTGGAGGTGTGATAGGTCCGTTCTCCCTCGAGACGGTGTGCACCGACACGCTGGACTTCGTGGTGTTTGAGATATCTGCCCGCATAGTTGCTGGAACCAACCCGTTCATCACCACATCGCCCTACTCAGACCTCATCTATGAGAGGATGTCCACTGGAAGAAGAATCGCACGGGAGATAAGGCTCGCAAGGGACAGCGGGAGGCTCTTGGAGGTTCTCTCATGA
- a CDS encoding heavy metal translocating P-type ATPase, whose translation MSEACASCDVGSGHGGRMDRGAIVRIVLGAFLLGLGIALHHILGIGFYPTLLYATSAIIAGYEIVIGGMRALVHKRRFTVDLLVAVAAAGAFAIGHGEEGAAVMVLFSVAEWLERLAEHRARSSIDALLSLAPKTARVLKDGKELEVPVHDVERGDVVVVRPGDSIPLDGVVVRGKSLVNQASITGEPLPVYKEVGDEVFASTLSEDGYLEVRVSKKSTETLLSRIVDLVQEAQRTKSPTERFIDGFSRYYTPSVIVLALMVAIVPSLLFGSYEEWVYRALVLLVISCPCALAISTPVSMVSAITSAARNGVLIKGGAHVEEVGKTKVVAFDKTGTLTRAQPALTEIIPLNGASREEVLAIAGALEAHSNHPLARPIVDASAEVPKPEVREFSSLTGLGVRGLIDGGEYYAGSLRLFQMMGVPTEHIDGIEGLDIGAKSLVLVGTRERLLGVLTFEDTLRDGAVNTVEELKRRGIRTVMVTGDTGKSAMEVARELGVDECLAELSPEDKVKVVRRLRREYGHVLMVGDGVNDAPALAAASVGVAMGAAGSDVALESAHVALMLEDLTKLIYLLDLSAHTNGVVRQNVFSSILVKGGFAILALLGMITLWMAVGFGDVGLSLLVILNAMRLSLLKG comes from the coding sequence ATGAGTGAGGCGTGTGCCTCGTGTGATGTTGGCAGTGGGCATGGCGGAAGGATGGATAGGGGGGCAATCGTCAGGATAGTCCTCGGTGCGTTCCTGCTGGGCTTGGGCATAGCGCTGCATCATATACTGGGCATTGGGTTTTATCCTACTCTGCTGTATGCCACATCGGCCATCATCGCTGGCTACGAGATTGTGATAGGGGGCATGCGAGCCCTCGTGCATAAGAGGAGATTCACAGTTGACCTCTTGGTGGCGGTGGCTGCGGCTGGGGCATTTGCCATTGGGCACGGGGAGGAGGGGGCTGCCGTGATGGTGCTCTTTTCAGTGGCAGAGTGGCTCGAGAGACTGGCAGAGCACAGGGCGAGAAGCTCCATCGATGCCCTGCTGAGCCTTGCCCCCAAGACCGCACGGGTGCTGAAAGATGGAAAAGAGCTGGAGGTGCCAGTGCATGACGTCGAGAGGGGGGATGTGGTGGTGGTGAGACCCGGAGACAGCATACCCCTCGATGGCGTGGTGGTCAGGGGAAAAAGCCTCGTGAATCAGGCGAGCATCACCGGTGAGCCCCTGCCCGTGTATAAGGAGGTGGGGGACGAGGTGTTTGCCTCGACGCTGAGCGAGGACGGATATCTTGAGGTGAGGGTCAGCAAGAAAAGCACCGAGACATTGCTATCGAGGATTGTTGACCTCGTTCAGGAGGCTCAGAGGACAAAATCACCCACAGAGCGCTTTATCGATGGGTTCTCCAGATACTATACTCCCTCCGTGATTGTGCTCGCGCTTATGGTTGCCATTGTTCCCAGCTTGCTCTTCGGCTCTTACGAGGAGTGGGTGTACAGAGCGCTGGTGCTGCTCGTGATCTCGTGTCCATGCGCGCTTGCCATATCCACTCCCGTGTCCATGGTGTCTGCCATCACCAGCGCTGCCCGAAATGGTGTGCTCATCAAGGGCGGTGCCCATGTGGAGGAAGTTGGAAAGACGAAGGTGGTGGCGTTCGACAAGACTGGCACCCTCACGAGGGCGCAACCCGCCCTCACTGAGATAATTCCCCTGAATGGTGCCAGCAGGGAGGAGGTGCTGGCTATTGCGGGTGCGCTCGAGGCGCACTCCAACCACCCCCTTGCCCGCCCCATCGTTGATGCCTCTGCGGAAGTCCCCAAGCCAGAGGTGAGGGAGTTCTCATCGCTCACTGGGCTTGGAGTGAGGGGGCTCATAGATGGGGGCGAGTACTATGCTGGAAGTCTCAGGCTGTTTCAGATGATGGGCGTGCCCACAGAGCACATAGATGGCATAGAGGGACTGGACATAGGAGCAAAGAGCCTTGTACTGGTGGGCACGCGGGAGCGGCTACTGGGCGTGCTCACCTTCGAGGATACCCTCAGGGATGGGGCTGTAAACACTGTCGAGGAGCTAAAGCGCAGGGGTATTCGCACCGTCATGGTGACGGGAGACACGGGGAAGAGCGCCATGGAGGTGGCTCGAGAGCTTGGGGTGGATGAGTGCCTTGCTGAGCTCTCACCAGAGGACAAGGTGAAGGTCGTAAGAAGGCTCAGAAGAGAGTATGGACATGTGCTCATGGTGGGGGATGGTGTGAACGATGCCCCAGCCCTCGCTGCTGCGAGCGTGGGCGTGGCGATGGGAGCAGCAGGTAGTGATGTGGCCCTCGAGAGCGCCCACGTTGCCCTCATGCTCGAGGACCTCACGAAGCTCATATACCTGCTCGACCTCTCAGCGCACACCAACGGCGTGGTGAGGCAGAACGTGTTCTCGTCCATACTCGTGAAGGGTGGCTTTGCCATCCTCGCCCTTTTAGGCATGATCACGCTGTGGATGGCCGTGGGGTTTGGAGACGTGGGGCTCTCGCTCCTCGTGATTCTAAATGCAATGCGCCTCTCGCTCCTAAAAGGGTAG
- a CDS encoding ArsR/SmtB family transcription factor, with protein MSICRYVDMFRRVIDGAADDSVELASTEEIERLCETFGALADPTRLRILTALLCGERCVNELAETLGISQSAASHQLKLLRALRLVKHRRVGRKVCYSLDDEHIVHLIRVCTEHVRERR; from the coding sequence ATGAGCATATGTAGATATGTAGATATGTTCAGAAGAGTGATTGATGGCGCGGCAGATGACTCGGTGGAGCTGGCGAGCACCGAGGAGATAGAGAGGCTGTGCGAGACCTTTGGTGCGCTCGCAGACCCCACGAGACTCAGGATACTCACTGCCCTCCTCTGTGGCGAACGGTGTGTGAACGAGCTTGCCGAGACCCTTGGCATCAGCCAGTCGGCAGCCTCCCATCAGCTAAAGCTTCTGCGGGCGCTTCGCCTCGTAAAGCACAGAAGGGTGGGAAGAAAAGTGTGCTACTCGCTGGACGATGAGCATATCGTGCACCTCATAAGGGTGTGCACCGAGCACGTGAGGGAGAGGCGATGA